The Marinitoga sp. 1197 genome window below encodes:
- the thiH gene encoding 2-iminoacetate synthase ThiH, translating to MFSENVEKIIKYVENERKKEHYINLNKEFFAVNEIFGLLENINLRTMAKKVMKNNRKFFGDVIFLYAPLYISNYCINGCTYCGFKATNKIQRKKLTYEEIEKEALYLKNTGIDHVLILTGEDPVTTDLDYLYNTIKLLKRFFKEISIETYSLKEDDYKELISVGLIGVTMYQETYCIKEYKEVHLFGPKSNYKKRLDTIEHAIKAGIREINIGALLGLYEPEFEIIMLAYHMDYLLKNYPEIEYAISFPRIKSAYNVKNNFYIIPDKQLIHYILTLKLIFPRVHINISTRENVDFRNAIVGIATKMSAGSTTKVGGYTIYKESTKQFEIEDKRNFQEFINYIKSRGYNPTTVNWF from the coding sequence ATGTTTTCTGAGAATGTTGAAAAAATCATCAAATATGTAGAAAATGAAAGAAAAAAAGAACACTATATCAACTTAAACAAAGAGTTTTTTGCTGTAAATGAAATATTTGGTTTACTTGAAAACATAAATCTTCGAACAATGGCGAAGAAAGTAATGAAAAATAATAGAAAATTCTTTGGTGATGTTATATTTCTATATGCGCCATTATATATATCAAATTATTGCATAAATGGATGTACATACTGCGGATTCAAGGCAACAAACAAGATCCAGAGAAAAAAATTAACATATGAAGAAATAGAAAAAGAGGCTTTATATTTAAAAAACACAGGCATAGACCATGTCCTCATATTAACAGGTGAAGACCCTGTAACTACAGATTTAGATTATCTATATAATACAATAAAATTATTGAAAAGATTTTTCAAAGAGATTTCTATAGAAACGTATTCTTTAAAAGAAGATGATTATAAAGAACTTATTTCAGTGGGATTAATAGGTGTTACAATGTATCAGGAAACATATTGCATAAAAGAATATAAAGAAGTCCATCTTTTTGGCCCAAAAAGCAATTATAAAAAACGCCTAGATACAATAGAACATGCAATAAAAGCCGGAATTAGGGAAATAAATATAGGCGCATTACTTGGATTATATGAACCAGAATTTGAAATAATAATGCTTGCGTATCATATGGATTATCTATTAAAAAATTATCCTGAAATAGAATATGCAATATCCTTTCCAAGGATAAAATCTGCATACAATGTAAAAAACAATTTTTATATTATTCCTGATAAACAGCTTATACATTACATTCTTACTTTAAAATTGATTTTTCCAAGGGTTCATATAAATATTTCAACACGTGAAAATGTTGATTTTCGAAATGCAATCGTGGGAATTGCAACAAAGATGTCAGCTGGTTCAACAACAAAAGTTGGTGGATATACAATATATAAAGAATCAACAAAACAATTTGAAATAGAAGATAAACGAAACTTTCAGGAGTTTATTAACTATATAAAAAGTAGAGGATATAATCCTACAACAGTAAACTGGTTTTAA
- the thiC gene encoding phosphomethylpyrimidine synthase ThiC, with product MTQLEFAKMGVITEEMIIAAKHENISPELLREKIASGRVVLPKNKNHNFKNIRAIGEGLKTKININIGTSQGYTDLNEEIKKLGIAEKYDADSIMDLSTWGDLSYIRSEIIKNSNIMVGTVPVYDAATKAVQQKKRVIDFEAEDFIQMVKDHAEDGVDFMTIHAGITRTTIEKLRNSNRITKIVSRGGSIIVGWMIKNHKENPFYEFYDKILKICKEYDITISLGDGMRPGSLHDATDDLQFEELLRLGELVKRAREAGVQVMVEGPGHMPIDEIEANVILQKKICNGAPFYVLGPITTDIAPGYDHITSAIGGAIAAAKGADFLCAVTPAEHLRLPTIEDIKDGVIATKIAAHSADIAKNRKNMDIDNEMSKARKQFDWEKQFELALDQEKAKKFYTARKGKESNMCSMCGPLCAMRITEEYLEKAEILLIE from the coding sequence ATGACACAATTGGAATTCGCAAAAATGGGCGTTATTACGGAAGAGATGATAATAGCAGCAAAGCATGAAAATATATCTCCGGAATTATTGAGAGAAAAAATAGCTTCTGGAAGAGTCGTGTTACCCAAAAATAAAAATCATAATTTTAAAAATATCAGAGCTATTGGTGAAGGACTAAAAACAAAGATAAATATTAATATAGGTACTTCTCAGGGATACACGGATTTAAATGAAGAAATTAAAAAGTTGGGAATTGCAGAAAAATATGATGCGGATTCAATAATGGACCTTTCAACATGGGGAGATTTAAGCTATATAAGAAGTGAAATAATCAAAAATTCAAATATCATGGTTGGGACGGTACCAGTATATGATGCTGCAACAAAAGCCGTACAACAGAAAAAAAGAGTAATTGATTTTGAAGCTGAAGATTTCATTCAAATGGTAAAAGACCATGCCGAAGATGGTGTTGATTTTATGACAATACACGCAGGTATTACCAGAACAACCATTGAAAAATTGAGAAATTCAAACAGAATAACAAAAATAGTCTCACGTGGTGGTTCAATAATTGTTGGATGGATGATAAAAAATCACAAAGAAAATCCATTTTACGAATTTTATGATAAAATACTGAAAATATGTAAGGAATACGATATAACAATAAGCCTTGGTGATGGTATGAGACCTGGATCCCTCCACGATGCAACCGATGACCTTCAATTTGAGGAATTATTGAGATTGGGAGAACTTGTAAAAAGAGCCCGTGAAGCCGGAGTTCAGGTAATGGTTGAAGGTCCGGGCCATATGCCAATCGATGAAATTGAGGCCAATGTGATATTACAAAAGAAAATCTGTAATGGAGCACCTTTTTATGTACTTGGTCCAATCACAACGGATATTGCCCCAGGATACGACCATATAACCTCTGCAATAGGTGGGGCTATTGCTGCAGCCAAAGGAGCGGATTTCCTTTGTGCAGTAACACCTGCGGAACATCTCAGATTGCCAACTATAGAAGATATAAAAGACGGGGTAATAGCAACAAAGATAGCAGCTCATTCAGCGGACATAGCTAAAAATAGAAAAAACATGGATATTGATAATGAAATGAGCAAAGCAAGAAAACAGTTCGACTGGGAGAAACAGTTTGAACTTGCATTGGATCAGGAAAAAGCTAAAAAATTCTATACCGCAAGAAAAGGGAAAGAAAGTAATATGTGTTCTATGTGTGGACCATTATGCGCAATGAGAATTACAGAGGAATACCTCGAAAAAGCAGAAATATTGTTAATAGAATAG
- a CDS encoding thiamine-phosphate synthase family protein, producing MLVFSGFDPSGGAGILQDISIMKMFKISPKAIISAYTVQNEKEFKSVEFRENFEEFDLFDKFFLIKVGMANSKQIKILRKRYNESKIIWNPVIKTSSGYNIIPPEDVNEGSKYVDLMIMNSEEYEVTDIKCDVIITGGHKNTEKIEIIYKNKRFYSPRYKKELHGTGCVFSSLISAHIHIGYTIEESITASLYYMNKLVENSESSVETERITYEIHRDYIIKELWKIKPEIIKLGKYTIPEVGQNIAFAMPEAKNENDVGKFPGRIHKLGDEINFIHEPAFFGKSHMARAVIATMKYFPWIRSGMNIMYKKEYIKKAEEKGYKTFYLDRSKEPIEIQTKEGYSIPYGLSNIYETTKEPVDFVWDDGFYGKEAMIRVFGRNPKEVIKKVRDVVLSD from the coding sequence ATGCTTGTATTTTCAGGATTTGATCCATCTGGTGGAGCAGGTATATTACAGGATATATCAATAATGAAAATGTTTAAAATAAGTCCAAAAGCTATTATATCAGCATACACAGTACAGAATGAAAAAGAATTTAAAAGTGTGGAGTTCAGAGAAAACTTTGAAGAATTTGACTTATTTGATAAATTCTTTTTAATAAAGGTGGGAATGGCAAATTCAAAACAAATTAAAATTTTGAGAAAAAGATATAATGAATCAAAAATAATATGGAATCCTGTAATTAAAACCTCTTCAGGATACAATATAATACCACCAGAAGATGTAAATGAAGGTTCAAAATACGTAGATTTAATGATAATGAACTCAGAAGAATATGAAGTGACAGATATCAAATGTGATGTAATAATCACAGGTGGTCACAAAAATACTGAAAAAATAGAAATAATATATAAAAATAAAAGATTCTATTCACCAAGATATAAAAAGGAATTGCACGGAACGGGTTGCGTATTCTCATCTCTAATATCAGCACACATTCATATTGGCTATACCATTGAAGAATCCATAACAGCCTCATTGTACTATATGAATAAACTGGTTGAAAATTCTGAAAGTTCTGTAGAAACAGAAAGAATAACGTATGAAATTCATAGAGATTATATTATCAAAGAACTCTGGAAAATAAAACCTGAGATAATAAAATTGGGAAAATATACCATACCAGAAGTTGGTCAAAATATAGCATTTGCAATGCCAGAGGCAAAAAATGAAAATGATGTTGGAAAATTTCCCGGAAGAATACATAAACTTGGTGATGAAATAAATTTTATACATGAACCAGCATTTTTCGGAAAAAGCCATATGGCAAGGGCGGTTATCGCCACAATGAAATACTTCCCATGGATAAGGTCTGGAATGAATATTATGTATAAAAAAGAATATATTAAAAAGGCTGAAGAAAAAGGTTATAAGACATTTTATCTTGATAGAAGTAAAGAACCGATAGAAATTCAAACTAAAGAAGGATATTCTATTCCATATGGACTTTCAAATATATATGAAACAACAAAAGAACCAGTAGATTTTGTTTGGGATGACGGTTTTTATGGAAAAGAAGCAATGATTAGAGTTTTTGGAAGAAATCCAAAGGAAGTTATTAAAAAAGTAAGGGATGTAGTTTTGTCTGATTGA
- a CDS encoding FAD-dependent oxidoreductase: MKKMEYDVVILGGVAAGTSAAASAKRINKNLKIAIFQKEPYISYGGCGLPYVISGDVESAESVIALTPEKFKEKKGADVFVEHEAYNIDFSNKVVYIKSQNDEKIVSYNKLVISTGASPIIPSFDTWGENGIFKLRNPDDARSILNFIHKNNPKKAIIIGGGFIGIETAEALKKHNIDITIIEGTDHILGEIEPEIHEEFINSLKDKGITFVLNTFAENIIKENGIFKVITKDSVYTADMIIVSIGVKPNTAFLKESGLIMAKNGAIIVNEKMETNIKDIYAAGDCATVNHFITKENVYIPLGTTANKQGRIAGKNIAGINDSFIGVVGSLITKFEDIEYAKTGLTLKKAKEKGYDADAVFIKSGSKAHYYKGSKKLKIKLVFEKKTGKILGAQFVGGETHPRLNTITSLLYTNGTVDMLRNMDLAYSPPFSPVWDIDLVAATQAIKKV; the protein is encoded by the coding sequence ATGAAAAAAATGGAATACGATGTTGTAATTTTAGGCGGAGTAGCCGCTGGAACAAGTGCAGCGGCAAGTGCAAAGAGGATAAATAAAAATTTGAAAATAGCTATTTTTCAAAAAGAACCATATATATCTTATGGTGGGTGTGGGCTGCCATATGTCATTAGCGGCGATGTTGAATCCGCTGAATCTGTAATTGCCTTAACTCCTGAAAAGTTTAAAGAAAAAAAAGGTGCTGATGTTTTTGTAGAACATGAAGCTTATAATATCGATTTTTCGAATAAAGTTGTATATATAAAATCACAAAACGATGAAAAAATTGTTTCGTATAATAAACTAGTGATTTCTACCGGTGCATCTCCAATAATCCCTTCATTTGATACCTGGGGAGAAAATGGTATTTTTAAATTAAGAAATCCTGATGATGCAAGAAGTATTTTAAATTTTATACATAAGAATAACCCTAAAAAAGCAATTATAATTGGAGGAGGTTTTATCGGAATTGAAACTGCCGAAGCATTAAAAAAACATAATATAGATATTACTATAATTGAGGGAACTGACCATATTCTTGGTGAAATCGAACCTGAAATTCATGAGGAATTTATAAATAGTTTAAAAGATAAAGGAATTACATTTGTATTGAATACTTTTGCCGAAAATATTATAAAAGAAAATGGGATATTTAAAGTAATAACAAAAGATAGCGTTTATACTGCTGATATGATTATAGTGTCAATAGGCGTAAAACCAAATACAGCATTTTTAAAAGAATCTGGTTTAATAATGGCAAAAAATGGCGCTATTATAGTAAATGAAAAAATGGAAACAAATATAAAAGATATTTATGCAGCCGGTGACTGTGCAACAGTAAATCATTTTATTACAAAAGAAAATGTTTATATCCCGCTTGGAACTACCGCAAACAAGCAGGGGAGGATTGCGGGAAAAAATATTGCTGGTATAAATGATTCATTTATTGGTGTTGTGGGATCATTAATTACAAAATTTGAAGATATTGAATATGCAAAAACTGGTTTAACTTTAAAAAAGGCGAAAGAAAAAGGATATGATGCAGATGCCGTATTTATTAAATCTGGAAGCAAAGCCCATTATTACAAAGGATCGAAAAAATTAAAAATTAAACTTGTTTTTGAGAAGAAGACTGGAAAGATTTTAGGAGCACAATTTGTAGGTGGTGAAACTCACCCAAGGTTAAATACAATTACTTCATTATTATATACAAACGGCACAGTCGATATGCTAAGAAATATGGATTTGGCTTACTCACCTCCATTTTCTCCAGTATGGGATATTGACCTTGTAGCAGCAACACAGGCAATTAAAAAAGTATAA
- a CDS encoding macro domain-containing protein, protein MNKVLFEKKINNIVLKIIMGDLTKEKVDAIVNAANSYLSHGGGVAAAIVKAGGYQIQKESDEYIKNNGIIKTGEVAVTKAGSLPVKYVIHTVGPVWHGGNDNEEKLLYNSVFNSFKKADEMKLSSISLPAISSGIFGYPFEKACKTYLKAVNDFSKISLYLKEMRFCFLEKNRAFTFMKIIGG, encoded by the coding sequence ATGAATAAAGTATTATTTGAAAAGAAAATAAACAACATCGTTTTAAAAATTATTATGGGCGATTTAACAAAAGAAAAGGTTGATGCAATTGTAAATGCGGCTAATTCTTATCTTTCTCATGGTGGTGGCGTTGCTGCAGCCATCGTTAAAGCAGGAGGATATCAAATTCAAAAAGAAAGTGATGAATATATTAAAAATAATGGTATAATAAAAACAGGTGAAGTTGCTGTTACGAAAGCAGGTTCTTTACCTGTTAAATATGTCATTCACACAGTTGGACCTGTATGGCACGGAGGGAATGACAACGAAGAGAAATTGCTTTATAATTCTGTTTTTAATTCTTTTAAAAAAGCTGACGAAATGAAACTTTCTTCAATTTCTTTACCTGCAATAAGTTCTGGAATATTTGGCTATCCATTTGAAAAAGCATGCAAAACTTATTTAAAAGCCGTAAATGATTTTTCAAAAATATCCTTATACTTAAAAGAAATGAGATTTTGTTTTTTAGAAAAAAATAGAGCTTTCACATTTATGAAAATCATAGGAGGATAA
- a CDS encoding SLC13 family permease, translating into MSAFIVLLITIVAYYFIIFAKNVKKSIITFLFGILLFILKPVDGLEFENIGRIVSFETLGILLGMMIIVEILKESGFFTFAAVNAIKLSRYKFWVVLTLLMLLVALFSAFLDNLITIMLIAPIIFLVADTLEINPVPLMLLTITIDNIGGMSTLIGSPLNIVLGSIGELHFTKFLITMLPITTLSFISVLIMFKFNNKVDTKTFNEKLKTLSNMDPEKAIENKSLMYKGVTIFIVVLMGFMFHSIIKIDLALIALSGALILMLLTQKDFESMSKDLDWDTMFFYAGLFTIAFSLEEIGVTKMIANIFNPLMGSPIILMIVIMWSSAIVIPFLSAVPGTLILAPVIKLLVLNGAPYELWYAYAIGANLGTNLTPLGAVQNIVGVSLLEKNYSKTVTFNEYMKKSFFPVLIPMILGTIYLFFI; encoded by the coding sequence ATGTCAGCGTTTATTGTTTTACTGATAACCATAGTAGCATATTATTTTATTATCTTTGCAAAAAACGTTAAAAAATCGATTATTACCTTTCTCTTTGGTATTCTACTATTCATATTAAAGCCTGTAGACGGCCTAGAATTTGAAAATATTGGAAGAATTGTAAGTTTTGAAACGCTCGGAATACTATTAGGAATGATGATCATAGTAGAAATATTAAAAGAAAGTGGTTTTTTCACATTTGCCGCTGTTAATGCAATAAAATTAAGTAGATATAAATTTTGGGTAGTTTTGACCTTACTAATGCTATTAGTCGCTCTTTTTTCTGCATTTTTAGATAATCTCATTACAATTATGCTTATTGCTCCTATTATATTTTTAGTTGCTGATACGCTTGAAATAAACCCTGTTCCGTTGATGTTGTTAACAATAACTATCGACAATATCGGCGGAATGAGTACTTTAATCGGTAGTCCGCTTAATATTGTTTTAGGCTCTATTGGGGAGCTTCATTTTACAAAATTTTTAATTACAATGCTTCCAATTACAACATTATCCTTTATTTCTGTTCTTATTATGTTTAAATTCAACAACAAAGTAGACACAAAAACTTTCAATGAAAAATTAAAAACACTATCTAATATGGATCCTGAAAAAGCTATTGAAAATAAGTCATTGATGTATAAAGGAGTTACAATATTTATTGTTGTTTTAATGGGTTTTATGTTTCATTCTATAATAAAGATAGATCTGGCTTTAATCGCTCTTTCTGGAGCTTTAATACTTATGTTGTTAACTCAAAAAGATTTTGAAAGCATGTCAAAAGATTTAGACTGGGATACCATGTTTTTTTATGCGGGCTTATTTACAATAGCTTTTTCATTAGAAGAAATCGGTGTAACTAAGATGATTGCAAATATTTTTAACCCTTTAATGGGCTCTCCGATAATATTAATGATAGTGATTATGTGGTCTTCTGCAATTGTCATTCCATTTTTGAGCGCAGTACCTGGAACACTCATATTAGCCCCTGTTATTAAATTATTAGTATTAAACGGAGCTCCTTATGAATTATGGTACGCTTATGCTATTGGCGCAAATTTAGGCACCAATTTAACTCCTTTAGGTGCTGTTCAGAATATTGTTGGAGTATCTTTACTTGAAAAGAATTACAGCAAAACAGTTACTTTTAATGAGTATATGAAAAAATCTTTTTTCCCTGTTTTAATCCCTATGATTTTAGGTACTATCTATTTATTTTTTATTTAA
- a CDS encoding ATP-dependent Clp protease ATP-binding subunit, whose translation MFDNFTDRAAKVFIEAQNEARFMGHPYVGTEHLLLGLLKVSGKYLTQIFSYYNLTYGKIKSEITNIVGVNASHNIVGASPQPTPRAKRIIELAYDESEILGTSQIDAEHLLLGICREGEGIAAHVLRRLGINLVEMRKKLADIMLNKNENEKGVSPFVEKDDERFRQRQNAIKQLEGYGTDLTDKAAKDELDPVIGREVEIRRLMEILARRKKNNPVLIGEAGVGKSAIVEGLAEKIIKGDVPEVLKNKCIFSLDLTSLVAGTKYRGEFEKRMKKLMQILEKNKDIILFIDELHMIVEAGAAEGSSMDAANVLKPALASGNITVIGATTPSEYRKFIEKDPALERRFQKIYVNEPTYDEAIAILKGIKSKYEEHHKVKYTDQALEAAVNLSLRYITDRYLPDKAVDLIDEAGARMRLNALTLPKNLKKMLNKITELENKKEYFVQKDKYDEVEEIKNQISELKKKYSKKYSEWRKNAEKDIIEITEENISEVVSDWTGVPLKKLEMSEMERLLNLEAVLHERVIGQDDAIKAVSKAIRRARSGIKDPKRPTGVFLFLGPTGVGKTELAKTIAEYLFGDEKALVRIDMSEYMEKFNVSRLVGAPPGYVGYEEGGQLTEAVRRRPYSVILLDEIEKAHPDVYNILLQIMDDGRLTDSQGRIVDFRNAIIIMTSNLGSETINKTKRSMGFVDDESEEKKYNEIKLSVMEEVRKAFKPEFLNRLDETVVFHPLTKKDMKEIIKIQLKDLEKRLNEKDLHLKFKEEAIGFLVEKGFDPIFGARPLKRAIQRYLEDPLSEEILKGRFKEGDRIIIEIKNDNIHFKKGRKISSKQKVL comes from the coding sequence ATGTTTGATAACTTTACAGATAGAGCGGCTAAAGTTTTTATTGAAGCCCAAAATGAAGCGAGATTTATGGGACATCCTTATGTAGGAACAGAACATCTGTTATTGGGACTTTTGAAAGTTAGTGGAAAATACTTAACTCAGATTTTTTCGTATTATAATTTAACATACGGAAAAATAAAATCAGAAATAACGAATATAGTTGGAGTAAATGCTTCGCATAATATTGTTGGGGCATCCCCTCAACCTACTCCAAGAGCTAAAAGGATTATAGAATTAGCTTATGATGAATCAGAAATTCTTGGAACTTCACAAATAGATGCCGAACACTTATTGCTTGGGATATGTCGTGAAGGTGAAGGGATAGCAGCACATGTTTTACGAAGATTGGGTATAAACCTTGTTGAAATGAGAAAAAAATTAGCAGATATAATGTTAAACAAAAATGAGAATGAAAAAGGAGTATCACCATTTGTTGAAAAGGATGATGAAAGGTTTAGACAGAGGCAAAATGCAATTAAGCAACTTGAAGGTTATGGAACTGATTTGACGGATAAAGCTGCAAAGGATGAATTGGATCCGGTTATTGGCAGAGAAGTTGAAATAAGAAGGTTAATGGAAATATTAGCGAGAAGAAAAAAGAATAATCCTGTTTTGATTGGTGAAGCAGGAGTTGGTAAAAGTGCTATTGTTGAAGGATTGGCTGAAAAGATAATAAAAGGTGATGTTCCAGAAGTTTTGAAAAACAAATGCATTTTTTCTCTTGATTTAACTTCTCTTGTTGCTGGAACAAAATATCGTGGTGAATTTGAAAAGAGAATGAAAAAATTAATGCAAATACTTGAAAAAAATAAGGATATAATATTGTTTATAGATGAATTGCATATGATTGTGGAGGCTGGGGCTGCAGAAGGGTCTTCAATGGATGCTGCTAATGTTTTAAAACCAGCACTGGCAAGTGGGAATATTACGGTTATAGGTGCCACGACTCCGTCAGAGTATAGGAAATTTATTGAAAAAGATCCTGCTCTTGAGAGAAGGTTTCAAAAAATATATGTAAATGAACCGACATATGACGAGGCAATTGCGATTTTAAAAGGAATAAAATCAAAATATGAAGAGCATCATAAAGTAAAATATACAGATCAGGCGTTGGAAGCGGCTGTTAACCTATCTTTAAGATATATTACAGACAGATATTTGCCGGATAAAGCTGTAGATCTTATAGATGAAGCTGGTGCAAGAATGCGATTGAATGCATTGACTTTACCAAAAAATTTAAAAAAGATGTTAAATAAAATAACGGAATTGGAGAACAAAAAAGAGTATTTTGTTCAAAAAGATAAATATGACGAAGTCGAAGAAATAAAAAATCAGATCAGTGAATTAAAGAAAAAATATTCAAAAAAATATTCAGAGTGGAGAAAAAATGCAGAAAAGGATATAATAGAAATTACAGAAGAGAACATTTCAGAGGTAGTTTCAGATTGGACGGGTGTTCCATTGAAAAAATTAGAAATGTCTGAAATGGAAAGGCTTTTAAACCTTGAGGCAGTATTACATGAAAGAGTGATAGGACAGGATGATGCTATAAAAGCAGTATCAAAAGCGATAAGACGTGCAAGAAGTGGAATTAAAGATCCAAAAAGACCAACAGGGGTATTTCTGTTTTTAGGACCAACCGGTGTAGGAAAAACAGAACTTGCAAAAACAATTGCTGAATATTTATTTGGTGATGAAAAAGCATTGGTAAGAATAGATATGTCTGAATATATGGAGAAATTTAACGTTTCAAGATTAGTTGGAGCTCCTCCAGGATATGTTGGTTATGAAGAAGGTGGACAGTTAACTGAAGCAGTAAGAAGAAGACCATATTCCGTCATTTTATTAGATGAAATAGAAAAAGCACATCCTGATGTTTATAATATATTATTACAGATTATGGATGATGGACGATTAACAGATTCGCAGGGAAGAATAGTAGATTTTAGAAATGCTATTATCATTATGACCAGTAATCTTGGCAGTGAAACAATTAATAAAACCAAGCGATCTATGGGATTTGTGGATGACGAATCTGAAGAGAAAAAGTATAATGAAATAAAACTATCCGTAATGGAAGAGGTTAGAAAAGCATTTAAACCGGAATTTTTAAATAGATTAGATGAAACGGTTGTGTTCCATCCTCTTACAAAGAAAGATATGAAAGAAATAATAAAAATTCAATTAAAAGATTTGGAAAAACGATTAAATGAAAAAGATTTGCATTTAAAATTCAAAGAAGAGGCTATAGGCTTTTTAGTGGAAAAAGGTTTTGATCCAATATTCGGAGCCAGACCACTTAAACGAGCTATTCAAAGATATTTAGAAGATCCTTTATCAGAAGAAATATTAAAAGGTAGATTTAAAGAAGGAGATAGAATAATAATAGAAATTAAAAACGATAATATTCACTTTAAAAAAGGAAGAAAAATATCATCTAAGCAGAAGGTGCTATAA
- the radA gene encoding DNA repair protein RadA, whose translation MAKKNQKYFVCSECGYESTKWFAKCPSCNEWNTAVEFTADVFDDTTVQSTSEILFLTDDIKEPVKIKTGFKELDEILYGGLVESGVYLLAGEPGIGKSTLLTQLSSNIGNEKTVIYVSGEESAEQVFQRFKRLKVKTNKSKIGLVFENSMEKIISLIEKLKDKPDLLIIDSIQTIKSEKFSSYAGSVLQVKEVTRYLSEYCKKKGITLIVVGHVTKEGIIAGPKILEHMVDAVLQFELEKTSGLRMLRILKNRYGPTDEILMFEMTQIGLKAISEYTQYFLKDYKNASGNVLTIVKEGSKLIPIEIQALVSKPVYGNPRRVTSGAPLDRLLMIIAVLSKRLRLPFESKDIFLSTSGGFKISDTSSDLAIAYALLSSLFDISTVDSIVVMGEIGLDGNVRHIRSLEKRIDFARKIGITNIVIPNSKLEYKDIIKIKNLTTMLKKFFS comes from the coding sequence ATGGCCAAAAAGAATCAAAAATATTTTGTTTGTTCTGAATGTGGTTATGAAAGTACAAAATGGTTTGCAAAATGTCCTTCATGTAATGAATGGAATACCGCGGTGGAATTCACCGCGGATGTTTTTGATGATACGACTGTACAATCAACTTCTGAGATATTATTTTTAACCGATGATATAAAAGAACCTGTAAAAATAAAAACAGGATTTAAAGAATTAGACGAAATTTTGTATGGAGGGTTAGTAGAAAGCGGTGTATATCTCCTAGCTGGTGAACCGGGTATTGGAAAAAGCACACTTTTAACTCAACTTTCTTCCAATATAGGAAATGAAAAAACAGTTATATATGTATCTGGTGAGGAATCTGCAGAACAGGTATTTCAGAGATTCAAAAGGTTAAAGGTAAAAACAAATAAGAGCAAAATAGGACTTGTTTTTGAAAACTCTATGGAAAAAATAATTTCATTAATAGAAAAATTGAAGGATAAACCAGATTTGTTGATAATAGATTCTATTCAAACCATAAAATCAGAAAAGTTTTCATCATATGCAGGTAGTGTATTACAGGTAAAAGAAGTAACACGGTATCTTTCTGAATATTGCAAGAAAAAAGGTATAACTTTAATAGTTGTTGGTCACGTAACAAAGGAAGGTATTATAGCGGGTCCAAAAATATTAGAGCATATGGTTGATGCAGTTTTGCAATTTGAACTTGAAAAAACTTCCGGATTAAGAATGCTCAGAATTTTGAAAAACAGATATGGTCCAACCGATGAAATTTTAATGTTTGAAATGACTCAAATAGGCTTAAAAGCTATTTCTGAATATACACAGTATTTTTTAAAAGATTATAAAAATGCATCTGGCAATGTTTTAACTATTGTTAAAGAAGGAAGTAAATTAATTCCTATTGAAATACAGGCATTGGTAAGCAAACCGGTATATGGAAATCCTAGGAGAGTAACCTCAGGTGCTCCACTTGATAGACTACTTATGATAATAGCTGTTTTGAGCAAAAGATTAAGGCTCCCCTTTGAGTCAAAAGATATATTTTTAAGTACTTCAGGTGGTTTTAAAATATCAGATACTTCAAGTGATTTGGCAATTGCATATGCGTTACTTTCATCTTTATTTGATATTTCAACAGTTGATTCTATAGTTGTTATGGGAGAAATAGGGCTGGATGGGAATGTAAGGCATATTAGAAGTTTGGAGAAAAGAATTGATTTTGCAAGAAAAATAGGAATAACAAATATAGTTATACCAAATTCAAAGTTAGAATATAAGGATATAATAAAAATAAAAAATCTTACCACTATGTTAAAAAAATTTTTTTCCTGA